A window of the Myxocyprinus asiaticus isolate MX2 ecotype Aquarium Trade chromosome 11, UBuf_Myxa_2, whole genome shotgun sequence genome harbors these coding sequences:
- the LOC127448158 gene encoding putative phospholipase B-like 2 isoform X2, with the protein MNTLMGYCGPFTHDASYCQRLKDYISTNLQWVTQQMDTHTDLPYWHQVRLSLLQLQGLEDGYNGQVEFPTGSLSINPFGFLLFQMGGDLEDLEAALNKSSKSHAVGSGSCSALIKLLPDRKDLLMSHDTWNTYQSMLRIMKRYDFAYRTSPKEKTFIPGRIQVFSSYPGSIFSGDDFYILSSGLVTMETTVGNSNPDLWKFVQPRSAVMEWLRNLIANRLAETGKAWADVFSKYNSGTYNNQWMIVDFKIFVPGQVHIKQGLLTVLEQIPGMIVTADKTEELFRTGYWASYNIPYFEDVFNASGGQELVQKYGSWFSFSENPRAQIFRRNQTLVTDMESMVRLMRYNNYKDDPLSCCDDCDPIQNGENAISARSDLNPANGSYPFGALRQRPHGGTDMKMTSYAMFKQFELLAVSGPTWDQVPVFQWSSSPYSKLLHMGHPDRWNFSTVHVKWSM; encoded by the exons ATGAACACGCTGATGGGCTACTGTGGTCCGTTCACTCATGACGCAAGTTACTGTCAGCGGCTCAAAGACTACATCAGCACCAACCTGCAGTGGGTCACACAACAGATGGACACACATACGGACTTGCCGTACTGGCATCAG GTGCGTTTGTCTTTGCTGCAGCTGCAGGGTTTGGAGGATGGATACAATGGACAGGTTGAATTTCCCACTGGAAGCCTTTCCATTAATCCGTTTGGCTTCCT GCTTTTCCAGATGGGTGGAGACCTGGAGGACTTGGAAGCAGCACTGAACAAATCCAGCAAGTCTCATGCTGTGGGCTCAGGCTCGTGCTCCGCGCTTATCAAACTCCTGCCGGACAGAAAGGATTTGCTGATGTCACATGATACATGGAACACCTACCAGTCAATGCTAAGAATAATGAAGAGATATGATTTTGCTTACCGCACTTCTCCAAAAG AAAAGACCTTTATTCCTGGGAGAATTCAAGTGTTTTCCTCGTATCCTGGCTCAATATTCTCAGGCGATGACTTCTATATCCTCAGCAGTGGTCTG gtgACTATGGAAACTACAGTTGGCAACAGTAACCCTGACCTGTGGAAATTTGTCCAGCCTCGCAGTGCCGTTATGGAGTGGTTGAGAAACCTTATTGCGAATCGTCTCGCTGAAACTGGGAAAGCATGGGCAGATGTCTTCAGCAAGTACAACAGTGGAAC GTACAACAATCAGTGGATGATAGTCGATTTCAAGATCTTCGTTCCGGGCCAAGTACACATAAAACAAGGGCTTCTCACGGTTTTGGAGCAAATACC TGGAATGATTGTAACAGCTGACAAAACTGAAGAACTATTCAGGACTGGCTACTGGGCCAGCTACAATATCCC GTACTTTGAGGATGTGTTCAATGCAAGTGGAGGTCAGGAGCTGGTTCAGAAGTATGGATCCTGGTTCTCCTTCAGTGAGAATCCAAGAGCACAGATCTTCCGCAGGAACCAAACACTCGTTACTGATATGGAGTCTATGGTGCGTCTCATGAG GTATAATAACTATAAAGATGACCCCTTGTCCTGCTGTGATGACTGTGATCCCATTCAGAATGGTGAGAACGCCATCTCCGCCCGTTCTGACCTGAACCCTGCCAACGGCTCGTATCCGTTTGGAGCTCTGAGGCAGCGGCCGCACGGTGGAACGGACATGAAG ATGACGTCCTATGCCATGTTCAAGCAGTTCGAGCTGTTGGCCGTCAGTGGTCCTACATGGGATCAGGTGCCCGTGTTCCAGTGGAGCAGCTCTCCGTACAGCAAACTCCTGCATATGGGCCATCCAGACCGCTGGAACTTCAGCACAGTTCATGTCAAATGGTCCATGTAG
- the LOC127448158 gene encoding putative phospholipase B-like 2 isoform X1 yields the protein MAFYQLFVCVVFVLNVSWAQIYSALYDDKTSRLILKEGFQQEFVAVANFTDEINNTGWSYLEVSTNGIYNDTLQAYAAGVVEAAVTSQLIYKHWMNTLMGYCGPFTHDASYCQRLKDYISTNLQWVTQQMDTHTDLPYWHQVRLSLLQLQGLEDGYNGQVEFPTGSLSINPFGFLLFQMGGDLEDLEAALNKSSKSHAVGSGSCSALIKLLPDRKDLLMSHDTWNTYQSMLRIMKRYDFAYRTSPKEKTFIPGRIQVFSSYPGSIFSGDDFYILSSGLVTMETTVGNSNPDLWKFVQPRSAVMEWLRNLIANRLAETGKAWADVFSKYNSGTYNNQWMIVDFKIFVPGQVHIKQGLLTVLEQIPGMIVTADKTEELFRTGYWASYNIPYFEDVFNASGGQELVQKYGSWFSFSENPRAQIFRRNQTLVTDMESMVRLMRYNNYKDDPLSCCDDCDPIQNGENAISARSDLNPANGSYPFGALRQRPHGGTDMKMTSYAMFKQFELLAVSGPTWDQVPVFQWSSSPYSKLLHMGHPDRWNFSTVHVKWSM from the exons ATGGCATTTTATCAGTTatttgtgtgtgtagtgtttgttttaaatgtgtcatGGGCTCAAATCTACTCAGCGCTTTATGATGACAAAACGTCACGTCTAATATTGAAAGAGGGATTTCAACAGGAATTTGTCGCAGTCGCGAATTTCACAGACGAAATCAATAACACAGG GTGGTCATATCTGGAGGTCAGCACCAATGGGATTTATAATGACACCCTGCAGGCATATGCTGCTGGAGTCGTGGAGGCTGCTGTCACGTCACAG CTCATCTACAAACACTGGATGAACACGCTGATGGGCTACTGTGGTCCGTTCACTCATGACGCAAGTTACTGTCAGCGGCTCAAAGACTACATCAGCACCAACCTGCAGTGGGTCACACAACAGATGGACACACATACGGACTTGCCGTACTGGCATCAG GTGCGTTTGTCTTTGCTGCAGCTGCAGGGTTTGGAGGATGGATACAATGGACAGGTTGAATTTCCCACTGGAAGCCTTTCCATTAATCCGTTTGGCTTCCT GCTTTTCCAGATGGGTGGAGACCTGGAGGACTTGGAAGCAGCACTGAACAAATCCAGCAAGTCTCATGCTGTGGGCTCAGGCTCGTGCTCCGCGCTTATCAAACTCCTGCCGGACAGAAAGGATTTGCTGATGTCACATGATACATGGAACACCTACCAGTCAATGCTAAGAATAATGAAGAGATATGATTTTGCTTACCGCACTTCTCCAAAAG AAAAGACCTTTATTCCTGGGAGAATTCAAGTGTTTTCCTCGTATCCTGGCTCAATATTCTCAGGCGATGACTTCTATATCCTCAGCAGTGGTCTG gtgACTATGGAAACTACAGTTGGCAACAGTAACCCTGACCTGTGGAAATTTGTCCAGCCTCGCAGTGCCGTTATGGAGTGGTTGAGAAACCTTATTGCGAATCGTCTCGCTGAAACTGGGAAAGCATGGGCAGATGTCTTCAGCAAGTACAACAGTGGAAC GTACAACAATCAGTGGATGATAGTCGATTTCAAGATCTTCGTTCCGGGCCAAGTACACATAAAACAAGGGCTTCTCACGGTTTTGGAGCAAATACC TGGAATGATTGTAACAGCTGACAAAACTGAAGAACTATTCAGGACTGGCTACTGGGCCAGCTACAATATCCC GTACTTTGAGGATGTGTTCAATGCAAGTGGAGGTCAGGAGCTGGTTCAGAAGTATGGATCCTGGTTCTCCTTCAGTGAGAATCCAAGAGCACAGATCTTCCGCAGGAACCAAACACTCGTTACTGATATGGAGTCTATGGTGCGTCTCATGAG GTATAATAACTATAAAGATGACCCCTTGTCCTGCTGTGATGACTGTGATCCCATTCAGAATGGTGAGAACGCCATCTCCGCCCGTTCTGACCTGAACCCTGCCAACGGCTCGTATCCGTTTGGAGCTCTGAGGCAGCGGCCGCACGGTGGAACGGACATGAAG ATGACGTCCTATGCCATGTTCAAGCAGTTCGAGCTGTTGGCCGTCAGTGGTCCTACATGGGATCAGGTGCCCGTGTTCCAGTGGAGCAGCTCTCCGTACAGCAAACTCCTGCATATGGGCCATCCAGACCGCTGGAACTTCAGCACAGTTCATGTCAAATGGTCCATGTAG